In one Corallococcus sp. EGB genomic region, the following are encoded:
- a CDS encoding MBL fold metallo-hydrolase — MEIRFFGVRGSIAVSGSRIGGNTACVEVTSQGERLILDAGTGIRTLGEVMMREGAPQKATLFFSHLHWDHVQGFPFFTPAYLPTTSLTMYGPGANGAQALESTLSQQMRPPQFPVPLSTMRSKMGFGSALHGRTVEVGPFKVTPIDVPHPDGCMAYRVEADGHSFVYATDVELPERLTSDVARHFEGADALCLDAQYTPDEYEGRKGMSKKGWGHSTMMDAAKVAKDLHAGRLFLFHHDPSHADELLEDMAQEARGLFPFTEPAREGQRMLLGRAAGA; from the coding sequence ATGGAAATCCGCTTCTTTGGCGTTCGGGGCAGCATCGCGGTGTCGGGGTCGCGCATCGGCGGCAACACGGCGTGCGTGGAGGTGACGAGCCAGGGCGAGCGGCTGATCCTCGACGCGGGCACGGGCATCCGGACGCTGGGCGAGGTCATGATGCGCGAGGGCGCGCCGCAGAAGGCGACCCTGTTCTTCTCGCACCTGCACTGGGACCACGTGCAGGGCTTCCCCTTCTTCACGCCCGCGTACCTGCCTACCACGTCGCTGACGATGTACGGCCCCGGCGCGAATGGTGCCCAGGCGCTGGAGTCCACGCTGTCGCAGCAGATGCGCCCGCCGCAGTTCCCGGTGCCGCTGTCCACCATGCGCTCGAAGATGGGCTTCGGGTCCGCGCTGCACGGCCGCACCGTGGAGGTGGGCCCCTTCAAGGTGACCCCCATCGACGTGCCACACCCGGACGGCTGTATGGCGTACCGGGTCGAGGCGGACGGCCACTCCTTCGTGTACGCCACGGACGTGGAGCTGCCGGAGCGCCTCACCTCCGACGTGGCCCGTCACTTCGAGGGCGCGGACGCGCTGTGCCTGGACGCGCAGTACACGCCCGACGAGTACGAGGGCCGGAAGGGCATGTCCAAGAAGGGCTGGGGCCACTCGACGATGATGGACGCGGCCAAGGTGGCCAAGGACCTGCACGCCGGCCGCCTCTTCCTCTTCCACCACGATCCGTCCCATGCGGACGAGCTGCTGGAGGACATGGCACAGGAGGCGCGCGGCCTGTTCCCCTTCACCGAGCCCGCGCGCGAAGGCCAGCGCATGCTCCTGGGCCGCGCGGCGGGCGCATGA
- a CDS encoding ParA family protein yields the protein MPVIAFCTIKGGVGKTTLCSHVAAALADAGRRVLLLDLDPQAHASLVLGLETRDGPCVADAFGPRPKHKLDEIIVASPKRQGLFIAPGAPRMAALERELFGWGHRLQAIPRALKTLSWAPDVIVVDTPPSIGAFTEAVLACADVVVAPVPTGAFALQGLGEIETAWRDVREEGGQLVAAVNLWDRRTPATNVAMEEALKDVTVPVLKARIPRSESINQAGLGYEVVFDVSPNAAGAEELRAMARELAKLAGLR from the coding sequence ATGCCGGTCATCGCGTTCTGCACCATCAAGGGAGGCGTCGGGAAGACGACGCTGTGTTCGCATGTGGCGGCGGCGCTGGCGGACGCGGGCCGCCGGGTGCTGCTGTTGGACCTGGATCCGCAGGCGCACGCGTCGCTGGTGCTGGGGCTGGAGACGCGCGACGGGCCGTGCGTGGCGGACGCCTTCGGGCCCCGGCCGAAGCACAAGCTGGATGAGATCATCGTGGCGTCCCCCAAGCGTCAGGGGTTGTTCATCGCGCCGGGGGCGCCGCGCATGGCGGCGCTGGAGCGCGAGCTGTTCGGCTGGGGGCACCGGCTCCAGGCGATTCCGCGCGCGCTGAAGACGCTGTCGTGGGCGCCGGACGTCATCGTCGTGGACACGCCGCCGAGCATCGGCGCGTTCACGGAGGCCGTGCTGGCGTGCGCGGACGTGGTGGTGGCGCCGGTGCCTACGGGCGCGTTCGCGCTGCAGGGCCTGGGCGAGATTGAAACCGCGTGGCGCGACGTGCGCGAGGAGGGCGGCCAGTTGGTGGCCGCGGTGAACCTGTGGGATCGGCGCACGCCCGCGACCAACGTGGCGATGGAGGAGGCGCTGAAGGACGTGACGGTGCCGGTGTTGAAGGCCCGCATCCCGCGCTCGGAGTCCATCAACCAGGCGGGGCTGGGCTACGAGGTGGTGTTCGACGTGAGCCCGAACGCGGCGGGCGCGGAGGAGCTGCGCGCCATGGCCCGCGAGCTGGCGAAGCTCGCGGGCCTGCGCTGA
- a CDS encoding dihydrofolate reductase family protein, translating into MELTVTEFVTLDGVMQSPGGPGEDPSGGFTHGGWVQPHGGPELGAHVVDIFSRADAFLLGRGTYEIFAGYWPRMTAPDDLIARPLNTLPKYVASTTLRRVDWANSTLLEGDTVEAVRRLKSSPGRELQVHGSCGLLQTLLRHDLVDVLHLHVIPVTLGSGRRLFGPGTQPRTLQLAASRITPKGVALLTYRRGGPLRTGTIGQPE; encoded by the coding sequence ATGGAATTGACTGTGACGGAGTTCGTGACGCTGGACGGAGTGATGCAGTCCCCAGGGGGCCCGGGGGAGGACCCGAGCGGCGGCTTCACCCATGGAGGCTGGGTGCAACCCCATGGCGGCCCGGAGCTGGGCGCGCACGTCGTCGACATCTTCTCCCGAGCGGACGCGTTCCTGCTCGGGCGCGGGACGTACGAAATCTTCGCCGGCTACTGGCCACGCATGACGGCACCGGACGACCTCATCGCCCGGCCGCTCAACACGCTGCCCAAGTACGTGGCGTCCACCACGCTGCGCCGTGTGGACTGGGCGAACTCGACCTTGTTGGAGGGAGACACGGTGGAGGCGGTGCGCCGCCTCAAGTCCTCGCCCGGCCGCGAGCTGCAGGTGCATGGCAGCTGCGGCCTGCTGCAGACCCTGCTGAGGCATGACCTGGTGGACGTGCTGCATCTGCACGTCATCCCCGTGACGCTGGGCAGCGGCCGGCGCCTCTTTGGACCGGGAACGCAGCCCCGCACGCTCCAGCTCGCCGCGTCGCGGATCACCCCCAAGGGGGTGGCGCTGCTCACCTACCGGCGCGGCGGGCCCCTGCGGACCGGCACCATCGGCCAGCCTGAGTGA
- a CDS encoding S9 family peptidase, with amino-acid sequence MRLFSTTFVALALLGTLPTACCSNSNSSTNACHIPDETPTDPGSVQVTQLGSGELNAAGQTWPYQLLKLEVPGRAATYAQWFPPRKPGVSPTVVLTRPYDGIAWTGEAVDAKWAARGAGIHPDDSEPHYGPGSSPIAFTPTTPELIAGESFIYLFHDFGVLAVFGRFYAGGDLRNDREDMNAGMRFLAQAGNVDTKRIGIFGGSWGGYEALYAAADAPASVVPSVGVALSPLSDFAAEVDYVSRQVPARVSDPAMRSRYQQFFEPYFRRIYATTGGDPVTPGTDYARWTAGHLASTVQTPFLILHDDWDTLIPVEHTRALVAQAPQRFTPMYLQNLATVDWNILPPDHGPLLTQHGSVVLTLSLGHLLVSLGAAAQPLYVPHAQGTVRAWLQGVHAAQAQGRDVSDVAPRLVEITDPRVVMLEASLGTLQPGAAFIAQEINAVWGTTFTDANVRSALGPGLPTP; translated from the coding sequence ATGCGCCTGTTTTCGACCACGTTCGTGGCCCTCGCCCTCCTGGGCACCCTCCCCACCGCCTGCTGCTCCAACTCGAATTCGTCCACCAATGCCTGTCACATCCCGGACGAAACGCCGACGGACCCGGGCTCGGTCCAGGTGACCCAGCTCGGCTCCGGGGAGCTCAACGCCGCAGGCCAGACCTGGCCCTACCAGCTGCTCAAGCTGGAGGTGCCCGGTCGCGCCGCCACCTACGCGCAGTGGTTCCCACCCCGGAAGCCCGGCGTGTCGCCCACGGTGGTGCTCACCAGGCCCTATGACGGCATCGCCTGGACCGGAGAGGCCGTGGACGCGAAGTGGGCCGCGCGTGGCGCCGGCATCCACCCGGATGACAGCGAGCCGCACTACGGGCCGGGCTCCTCTCCCATCGCGTTCACGCCCACCACGCCGGAGCTCATCGCGGGCGAGTCCTTCATCTACCTGTTCCATGACTTCGGCGTGCTCGCGGTCTTCGGCCGCTTCTACGCGGGCGGAGACCTGCGGAACGACCGCGAGGACATGAACGCGGGCATGCGCTTCCTCGCCCAGGCCGGCAACGTGGACACGAAGCGCATTGGCATCTTCGGCGGCTCCTGGGGCGGCTATGAGGCGCTCTACGCGGCCGCGGATGCCCCCGCCTCGGTGGTGCCCTCCGTGGGCGTCGCCCTGTCCCCGCTGTCCGACTTCGCGGCGGAGGTGGACTATGTGAGCCGCCAAGTCCCCGCTCGCGTGAGCGACCCGGCGATGCGCTCGCGCTACCAGCAGTTCTTCGAGCCCTACTTCCGCCGCATCTACGCCACCACCGGCGGGGACCCCGTCACGCCAGGCACGGACTATGCGCGCTGGACCGCCGGGCACCTGGCCAGCACCGTCCAGACGCCGTTCCTCATCCTCCACGACGACTGGGACACGCTCATCCCCGTGGAGCACACGCGCGCGCTCGTCGCCCAGGCACCGCAGCGCTTCACGCCCATGTACCTCCAGAACCTCGCCACCGTGGACTGGAACATCCTGCCGCCGGACCACGGACCGCTGCTCACCCAGCACGGCAGCGTCGTCCTGACGCTGAGCCTGGGGCATCTCCTCGTGTCGCTCGGCGCGGCGGCGCAACCGCTCTATGTCCCCCACGCCCAGGGCACCGTCCGCGCGTGGCTGCAAGGGGTGCACGCCGCACAGGCGCAGGGCCGCGACGTCAGCGACGTCGCGCCCCGCCTGGTGGAGATCACCGACCCGCGCGTGGTGATGCTGGAGGCATCTCTTGGGACCCTTCAGCCGGGCGCCGCCTTCATCGCCCAGGAGATCAACGCCGTCTGGGGCACGACCTTCACCGACGCCAACGTGCGCTCGGCGCTTGGCCCCGGCCTGCCCACGCCGTGA
- a CDS encoding glutaminase — MDYQAVLAEVWDAVRPVVGHGRVASYIPALAAVDPRRFGMALATVEGDVYGVGDWREPFSIQSISKVFTLALTLARDGDALWRRVGKEPSGNPFNSLVQLEYEQGIPRNPFINAGALVITDRLQRLTGDARGTLRDFLRAESGNPSVDFDPVIAASEAEHGHRNRALAHFMASYGNMEGAVPEVLEHYFWQCSLAMSCADLAQACGFLARHGQRADGSRLLTRSQAKQVNAVMLTCGTYDAAGEFAYRVGLPGKSGVGGGIIAVIPNRCGLCVWSPGLDARGNSVAGVEALDRFTTLTGLSVF, encoded by the coding sequence ATGGACTACCAGGCGGTGTTGGCGGAGGTCTGGGACGCGGTGCGGCCGGTGGTGGGGCACGGCCGCGTGGCGTCGTACATCCCGGCGCTGGCGGCGGTGGACCCGCGCCGTTTCGGCATGGCGCTCGCGACGGTGGAGGGGGACGTGTACGGCGTGGGGGACTGGCGCGAGCCGTTCTCCATCCAGAGCATCTCCAAGGTGTTCACCTTGGCGCTCACGCTGGCGCGGGATGGGGACGCGCTGTGGCGGCGCGTGGGCAAGGAGCCCTCGGGCAACCCGTTCAACTCGCTGGTGCAGTTGGAGTACGAGCAGGGCATCCCACGCAATCCGTTCATCAACGCGGGCGCGCTGGTCATCACGGATCGCCTCCAGCGCCTCACCGGCGATGCGCGAGGCACGCTGCGCGACTTCCTTCGGGCGGAGAGCGGCAATCCGTCGGTGGACTTCGATCCGGTCATCGCCGCATCGGAGGCGGAGCACGGCCACCGCAACCGCGCGCTGGCCCACTTCATGGCGAGCTACGGCAACATGGAGGGCGCTGTCCCGGAGGTGCTGGAGCACTACTTCTGGCAGTGCTCGCTCGCGATGAGCTGCGCGGATCTGGCGCAGGCCTGTGGCTTCCTCGCCCGGCACGGTCAGCGCGCGGACGGGTCGCGGCTGCTCACGCGCAGTCAGGCGAAGCAGGTCAACGCGGTGATGCTCACCTGCGGCACGTACGACGCGGCGGGAGAGTTCGCCTATCGCGTGGGCTTGCCAGGCAAGAGCGGCGTGGGTGGCGGCATCATCGCCGTCATCCCCAACCGCTGCGGCCTGTGCGTATGGAGCCCCGGGCTGGATGCGCGGGGCAACTCGGTTGCAGGCGTGGAGGCGCTGGACCGCTTCACCACGCTGACCGGCCTGTCCGTGTTCTGA
- a CDS encoding alpha/beta fold hydrolase, whose amino-acid sequence MNRRDAMKTALLGTTVLSGPGLAAMPSKAPRRSRTFLLVHGAWHNALHWTRVVEALSSKGHQVVAIDLPGHGLNARFPASYLTGDAARFTVERSPQADITLDACADAVVAALEKLQGGDRPVLVGHSAGGTVITRAAEKAPHLIGRLVYLSAFVPLRLQSASAYGALPEARSPYGQGFFVGDAAKLGAVRINPRRDAAYREALRAGFYHDVEEAAFLPFALTLTPDLPLSLWTDKVGATKERWGRVPRSYMRCTQDRALVPALQDLMIREADAFTPGNVFTVDTLDASHSPFASQPQKLAALLDGLR is encoded by the coding sequence ATGAACCGTCGTGATGCGATGAAGACCGCCCTGCTGGGCACAACCGTGCTGTCAGGACCTGGCCTCGCGGCCATGCCCTCGAAGGCGCCACGCAGGTCCAGGACGTTCCTCCTGGTCCATGGTGCCTGGCACAACGCCCTGCACTGGACGCGCGTCGTGGAAGCGCTCTCGTCGAAGGGACATCAGGTCGTGGCCATCGACCTGCCCGGCCACGGCCTCAACGCGCGCTTCCCCGCGTCCTATCTCACGGGCGACGCGGCTCGCTTCACGGTGGAGCGCTCGCCCCAGGCGGACATCACGTTGGACGCGTGCGCGGACGCCGTGGTCGCGGCGCTGGAGAAGCTCCAGGGCGGCGACAGGCCCGTGCTCGTGGGGCACAGCGCGGGCGGCACCGTCATCACCCGCGCGGCGGAGAAAGCCCCGCACCTCATCGGGCGGCTGGTGTACCTGAGCGCCTTCGTCCCGCTGCGCCTCCAGAGCGCCAGCGCATACGGCGCCCTGCCCGAGGCCCGAAGCCCCTACGGACAGGGATTCTTCGTCGGTGACGCCGCGAAGCTCGGCGCGGTGCGGATCAATCCTCGCCGAGACGCGGCGTACCGAGAAGCCCTGCGCGCGGGCTTCTACCACGACGTGGAGGAAGCAGCCTTCCTGCCCTTCGCGCTCACCCTCACGCCCGACCTCCCGCTGTCGCTGTGGACGGACAAGGTCGGCGCCACGAAGGAGCGTTGGGGCCGCGTCCCACGCAGCTACATGCGCTGCACCCAGGACCGCGCCCTGGTCCCCGCGCTCCAGGACCTGATGATCCGCGAGGCGGACGCCTTCACGCCCGGCAACGTGTTCACCGTGGACACGCTGGATGCGTCGCACTCGCCCTTCGCGTCCCAGCCCCAGAAACTCGCCGCGCTGCTGGACGGATTGCGCTGA
- a CDS encoding MerR family transcriptional regulator, whose product MNIGELARRTGSSARSIRHYDKAGLLSSYRRDNGYRDFDEVAVPQVLQVARMIRLGFSLEEIATFPPCMLRQVTDTICPDALAAHRERLAEVERQLFDLARVRERLLAVIPPNERVPHEPS is encoded by the coding sequence ATGAACATCGGTGAACTTGCCCGGCGCACGGGCAGCAGCGCGCGCTCCATCCGCCATTACGACAAGGCCGGGCTCCTCTCCTCGTACCGACGCGACAACGGCTACCGCGACTTCGACGAGGTGGCCGTCCCCCAGGTCCTCCAGGTGGCCCGGATGATCCGCCTGGGCTTCTCCCTGGAGGAGATCGCCACCTTCCCGCCCTGCATGCTCCGGCAGGTCACGGATACCATCTGCCCGGACGCGCTCGCCGCCCACCGGGAGCGCCTGGCGGAGGTGGAGCGGCAGCTGTTCGACCTCGCCCGTGTGCGTGAGCGGCTCCTCGCCGTGATTCCCCCCAACGAACGAGTCCCCCATGAACCGTCGTGA
- a CDS encoding sugar MFS transporter, which yields MSHSSPVPRPRPALLTLAYLAFISLGLPDAVLGVAWPSLRTTFGLSQAAMGAILGTAAVTYFISGLLAGRLMRAMNLGLLLALSTGSVALGLTGYSTVPLFGLFLAAACFIGFGSGAIDSALNNYAAQNFGPKHMAWLHAAYSVGAALGPVLMTALLTRGAQWRTGYAVLAVVLGTLALMFLVMRRLWDTPTGAPGEQPRAEVTAAPATEAVRRPRVWLQIFTFFFYTGVEVTAGQWSFTVLTEGRGLHTAAAGTCVSLYWGSLLVGRVLSGFVVEHIGPVRMLRASTVLAVVGTSLFAIPAVPPALGLSLLGLALAPIFPALMSETPRRVGLDVSAHAVGFQVSAATAGVAALPSLAGIIAERWGLQFVAPYMLGVAVVLAVLHGVLSAVADRPQPAR from the coding sequence GTGAGCCATTCTTCGCCCGTGCCCCGCCCGCGTCCCGCGCTTCTCACGCTTGCCTACCTGGCGTTCATCAGCCTGGGGCTGCCGGACGCGGTGCTGGGCGTCGCGTGGCCGTCGCTCCGCACCACGTTCGGCCTGTCGCAGGCGGCGATGGGCGCCATCCTCGGGACGGCGGCGGTCACGTATTTCATTTCGGGTTTGCTCGCGGGCCGGCTGATGCGGGCCATGAACCTGGGGCTGTTGCTGGCGCTGAGCACCGGTTCGGTGGCGCTGGGGCTCACGGGATACTCCACGGTGCCCCTGTTCGGGCTGTTCCTGGCCGCCGCGTGCTTCATCGGCTTCGGATCGGGGGCCATCGACTCCGCGCTCAACAACTACGCGGCCCAGAACTTCGGGCCCAAGCACATGGCCTGGTTGCATGCGGCCTATAGCGTGGGTGCCGCGCTGGGACCGGTGCTCATGACCGCGCTGCTCACGCGGGGGGCGCAATGGCGCACCGGCTATGCCGTGCTCGCGGTGGTACTGGGGACGTTGGCCCTGATGTTCCTGGTGATGCGCCGGCTGTGGGACACGCCGACGGGCGCGCCGGGGGAGCAGCCGCGAGCGGAGGTAACCGCCGCGCCCGCGACGGAGGCCGTGCGCCGGCCCCGGGTGTGGCTGCAGATCTTCACGTTCTTCTTCTACACAGGCGTGGAGGTGACGGCCGGCCAGTGGAGCTTCACGGTGCTCACCGAAGGCCGCGGCCTGCACACCGCCGCGGCGGGCACCTGCGTGAGCCTCTACTGGGGCAGCCTGCTGGTGGGCCGCGTCCTCTCCGGCTTCGTCGTCGAGCACATCGGACCGGTCCGGATGCTGCGCGCAAGTACCGTGCTGGCCGTGGTGGGCACGAGCCTGTTCGCCATCCCCGCCGTGCCGCCCGCGCTGGGGCTCTCGCTGCTGGGGCTCGCGCTGGCGCCCATCTTCCCGGCCCTGATGTCGGAGACGCCGCGCCGCGTGGGGCTGGATGTCTCCGCGCATGCCGTGGGCTTCCAGGTCAGCGCTGCAACTGCGGGCGTGGCGGCCCTGCCGAGCCTCGCGGGCATCATCGCGGAGCGGTGGGGGCTCCAGTTCGTCGCCCCCTACATGCTCGGTGTGGCCGTCGTGCTGGCAGTGCTGCACGGCGTGCTGTCCGCCGTGGCGGACCGTCCTCAGCCGGCCCGGTGA
- a CDS encoding metallophosphoesterase gives MRTLILSDLHLGNGGPYDIFAGAAELPALFDSFTRTPTHVVLNGDSFDFLLNDDPLTMDPQRTLAQARALVTSAATAPALKALGRVLAAGGRATMVVGNHDLELALPDVQEVIRSALDQPRDVASRLEFRDGTAPLHLDVGGSRVLVTHGEHTDVANRIDYDALLSPERANRFRYPPGSVLVKTLLNPLKHQHRMRYMDLLKPDFEGAVMVALGVKPDALKVLFTTGTLTLIRRLMENRGLAPAFALEPMDVVGGSDADLHLARSLARVDLKDDEVDALLSVLDPEKLSAFDNPEALGRARLKLAKAGFAVYARLHRAVAGRSGTDYFALEPGKDELAETARLGKKYNPHAVVMGHTHAARWHEGNGPLYANTGTWIYLLRLPAPESSDHEWGEYLAELQANPSLDSAKQNHVKLEQRFTFVEVEPRASKQGATLRLAQWTAQGPKTLRSADLPAGI, from the coding sequence ATGCGAACGCTCATTCTCAGTGATCTCCACCTGGGCAACGGAGGCCCCTACGACATCTTCGCGGGCGCCGCGGAGCTGCCCGCCCTCTTCGACTCCTTCACCCGCACGCCCACCCACGTCGTCCTCAACGGGGACAGCTTCGACTTCCTGCTCAACGACGACCCGCTGACGATGGATCCCCAGCGGACGCTGGCGCAGGCGCGCGCGTTGGTGACCTCCGCGGCGACCGCGCCCGCGTTGAAGGCGCTCGGGCGGGTGCTGGCCGCCGGGGGCCGAGCGACGATGGTGGTGGGCAACCACGACCTGGAGCTGGCGCTGCCGGATGTCCAGGAGGTGATCCGCTCCGCGCTGGACCAGCCCCGGGACGTGGCCTCACGGCTGGAGTTCCGGGACGGCACCGCGCCCCTTCACCTGGACGTCGGCGGGTCGCGCGTGCTCGTCACGCACGGCGAGCACACCGACGTGGCGAACCGCATCGACTACGACGCGCTCCTGTCTCCGGAGCGGGCGAACCGCTTCCGCTATCCGCCGGGCTCGGTGCTGGTGAAGACGCTGCTCAACCCGCTCAAGCACCAGCACCGCATGCGGTACATGGACCTGCTCAAGCCGGACTTCGAGGGCGCGGTGATGGTGGCGCTCGGCGTGAAACCGGATGCGCTCAAGGTCCTGTTCACGACCGGGACGCTCACGCTCATCCGGCGCCTGATGGAGAACCGGGGCCTTGCGCCGGCCTTCGCGCTCGAACCGATGGACGTGGTGGGCGGTTCGGACGCGGACTTGCACCTGGCGCGCAGCCTGGCGCGGGTGGACCTGAAGGATGACGAAGTGGACGCGCTGCTGTCGGTGCTCGACCCGGAGAAGCTCAGCGCCTTCGACAATCCGGAGGCCCTGGGCCGCGCTCGGTTGAAGCTGGCCAAGGCGGGCTTCGCGGTCTACGCACGCCTGCACCGCGCGGTCGCGGGCAGGAGCGGCACGGACTACTTCGCGCTGGAGCCCGGCAAGGACGAGCTCGCGGAGACCGCGCGCCTGGGCAAGAAGTACAACCCGCACGCGGTGGTGATGGGCCACACGCACGCGGCCCGCTGGCACGAGGGCAATGGTCCCCTCTACGCCAACACGGGCACGTGGATCTACCTCCTGCGGCTCCCCGCCCCGGAGTCCTCCGACCATGAGTGGGGAGAATACCTGGCGGAGCTCCAGGCCAACCCGTCGCTCGACTCCGCGAAGCAGAATCACGTGAAGCTGGAGCAGCGCTTCACCTTCGTGGAGGTGGAGCCGCGGGCCTCCAAGCAGGGCGCGACCCTGCGGCTGGCGCAGTGGACGGCACAGGGCCCGAAGACACTGCGCAGCGCGGACCTGCCGGCCGGGATTTGA
- a CDS encoding DUF6229 family protein, translating to MTKQASVQDVVQGWLSGDEESHGMTNPAGPVFVGGTSTEKALTESNLVADTGCSSCTASTTAFCC from the coding sequence ATGACGAAGCAGGCCTCGGTCCAGGATGTGGTGCAGGGCTGGCTGTCCGGTGATGAGGAGTCCCATGGGATGACGAACCCGGCGGGCCCGGTGTTCGTCGGAGGTACGAGCACGGAGAAGGCGCTCACGGAGTCCAACCTGGTGGCGGACACAGGCTGCAGCAGCTGCACCGCGTCCACCACCGCGTTCTGCTGTTGA